The following proteins are co-located in the Bacteroidales bacterium genome:
- a CDS encoding DUF3472 domain-containing protein, whose protein sequence is MRLFAIYFNICVLLCLTTASYGCESPLYKTKAIAIPAAGNSWVINDLAKSGDVITGKGITGWNDGNARIRTYFRTEQTGEISISIRARVTSGTSGIEARFGSEIKSIQIKNVTFDTIPVGTFRIDKSGYHWIELQGISKQGSAFAEITDFIISGQATEGKVYFVKDDFYFGRRGPSVHLRYEIPATASDIVWFYNEITIPEGNDVIGSYFMANGFADGYFGIQCNSETERRILFSVWSPYKTDNPGEIPDEYKIILLKKGADVITKEFGNEGSGGQSYRKYFWKAGNTYRFLLKGEPSVNNSTDYTAYFFAPETGKWELIASFRRPKTNNYLKSLYSFLENFMPDTGPLERKGYYSNQWIQDREGKWFELTGVKFTADATARKESRIDYSGGSENGMFFLRNCGFFSDKTNMDQIFTRPSTGKQPLIDFAGLE, encoded by the coding sequence ATGAGGCTATTCGCTATATACTTTAATATCTGTGTTTTACTGTGTTTAACAACTGCATCGTACGGCTGCGAATCACCACTTTATAAAACCAAAGCAATTGCCATACCTGCTGCCGGGAACAGCTGGGTAATAAATGACCTGGCAAAAAGCGGAGATGTTATAACCGGCAAAGGTATAACCGGCTGGAACGACGGGAATGCAAGGATAAGGACATACTTCCGGACTGAACAGACTGGTGAGATAAGCATTTCGATACGTGCCAGGGTGACATCAGGAACATCAGGGATTGAGGCAAGGTTTGGCAGTGAAATAAAATCAATTCAGATTAAGAATGTAACATTTGATACAATTCCTGTCGGCACTTTCAGGATAGACAAATCCGGATACCACTGGATTGAATTGCAGGGCATCAGCAAGCAGGGATCTGCATTTGCAGAGATCACAGATTTCATCATAAGCGGCCAGGCAACTGAAGGCAAAGTATATTTTGTAAAGGATGATTTCTATTTCGGCCGGCGCGGACCATCTGTACACCTAAGATATGAGATCCCTGCTACAGCTTCCGACATTGTCTGGTTTTATAATGAAATTACCATTCCGGAAGGCAATGATGTAATAGGTTCATACTTTATGGCCAACGGATTTGCTGACGGCTACTTCGGTATACAATGCAACTCTGAAACAGAAAGAAGGATCCTTTTCTCTGTGTGGAGTCCTTATAAAACAGATAATCCGGGCGAGATCCCTGATGAATACAAGATAATCCTGCTCAAAAAAGGCGCTGATGTAATAACCAAAGAGTTTGGAAACGAAGGCTCCGGAGGACAGAGTTACCGAAAGTATTTCTGGAAAGCAGGTAATACATATCGATTCCTGCTGAAGGGAGAGCCATCTGTTAATAATTCAACCGATTATACTGCATACTTTTTTGCACCTGAAACAGGTAAATGGGAACTGATAGCAAGTTTCCGCCGTCCAAAAACAAACAACTACCTGAAGAGTCTTTACTCCTTCCTCGAAAACTTCATGCCTGATACAGGTCCGCTCGAAAGAAAGGGTTATTATTCAAATCAGTGGATACAGGACAGGGAAGGTAAATGGTTCGAACTTACCGGCGTTAAATTCACAGCAGATGCAACTGCAAGGAAAGAATCGCGGATTGACTATTCAGGCGGTTCTGAAAATGGCATGTTTTTCCTCCGTAACTGCGGTTTCTTCAGCGATAAAACCAATATGGATCAGATCTTTACACGACCTTCCACAGGGAAACAGCCACTGATAGATTTTGCAGGATTAGAATAA